The DNA window CTGCCTTTGCATTAAGTAGAGGTGAAAAGAACAGGTACAGATAAGTTTAAATGCTGGTTATACTTTCTAGCTATGTTCAAATGGGAGTGATCAATGTTAATGCCTAATAAATAATCAAAGTCATTCAGAAAGAAATTGCTTGTGATAAAGTAGATTACCAGAAATTGTTGAGTCTCAACTAATGGCCTAGAACCACCCCTATTTTGAGCGCCATCAGGATTTTTTTTCCGAGAATCTTGCCCAAGCTTCCTTTTCTTCAAGTATTCAGCAGAGCACCAATACTTGCAAAGGGACTCCCAGCATTCATCAGTGAACCAATCAGGCTTGCACTGCATGTACTCttcaaaagtaagtaacttagaAGATGCAAATGCATCAGTCTTTGGGCTTTTAATGATCTCCCGATAGTAGTACTTGACAGCATCTGGACGAGCTTGGTACATCATATTCTTGCATTGATTGTGTGCATATTTCTCAAATACACGGTCTGCTTCGTCTTCAAGTTCTTCAGGAACTGAATATATGCTCTGCACAAGAAACAACCATCAAGCATACTGCAGTGGACAGAACCTAATTCTTGTGCAACATGAAAGAAGTGCAATGGCAAAACTTAATTCTCACCCAAAACTCTTGTTTCACACGGTCAGCTGGTGTTTGACCATCATTCCTTACAATGTGCGAATAGTGGGACCATTTGCTTGCATGATATTTGAACTCACAACCATCTCTAGTAGTCCCTTTGATGATTGGGGGATATTCTTTCTTTAAAATCACTCCAAGGATGGGGCCTTTCTTCATTTTATCATCAATTGAGTAGTTAGCGTAGCGGAATTGGCTGCGTCAATCAGAAAAGTGAATCAAGGCAAAAAATGGATTAGCAAGTTCTAACAGTAGCATTGTCCACACTAGGGAGAACAAAATAGTGGTCACATACTTGTCACCCTCAGGTATTAAGGCTATCTGACCATTGCGAGGCTTATGCGGTTTATTGCGGCCCCTTATCCTCTTTGCTTCGGGGGGCTGACTGTCCACGTCATTTGTGACGTCACTTGACCGTGGTCGCCTATCCGTCCGATGATTGAACGACTGCATCTCCTGCCACAAAAAAATGTTACAAAAAGAAGTACAAGCTGTAGAAAAACAAAAACTGCATACATAAGATACATAGCAACACAAATAAGATGCACATAAAGAAACTAAAACCGTCACATTCTCATACAAGATACATAGCATCACACATATAAGAAACATAGCAGGTACATGAGTCCAGATTTGGATAGAAATAGAAATTAAACAACAAGATACATGAGTCCAAATTTTAGATAGAAATAAGACTTAAACATTAGTACAATAATTTCATAAATACAACAATCATTTTTAGAAATCCTCTTCTTCGTAGCAGTCTTCATCATAGGATTCAGCATCATCTTCGTCGCCTTCTTCATCACTTTCTAATATCTCTTCCTGCTCTGGAGCAACAGTTTGCTTCTCTAGCTGTTCCAATTCTTTTGGATCAGTTATTTCATCTGAGGCTAATGTGTCAATCAATTCAATGTCACCTAGATCGATCACAAATgtgccttccaatccatcctCTTGGAAAAATGAGATGTCATTTGTTGGCCCTTCAGTTTCAATGGAATCATTGTTGATGTCGATTGGAGGCAAACGATCTCTTGGTGCCACATGGTACACTACCCACCAGTCTTTTAAACTAGGGTCGTCACTAGCATATGATAGATAATAAACCTGTGTAACTTGACTTGCCAACACAAACGGTTCAAAATTTTGAAGCCTAGAGCTATGCTTCACTTCCACCAGACCAAGATTTTCAGTTCGCTTAACACCCCTAGAAGTCGGATCAAACCAGCGGCAATAAAATAAAACTAGATCAAGTTGTTCCCTGCCTTCCCATGAAATTTTAATGATGTCTTCAATAACACCAAAGTACTCAAGAGCATTTCCATTGTCATCAGTACACGTCACACAAACACCACTATTGGTTGTAGCCAATCCTGCCCGCTTACTCTCATACTTCTCAGACCGAACCCTCGAAATGCAACAGGCAGTACACGCTCAATAAAGATATGAAAGTCATGACTTTTCAAACCAAAAATCTTCTTTTGCAGCAGATTAACCCCACGCCTAATATTAGCAGCATACCCATCTGGAAACTTGAGTTCTTGGAACCAATTTAGAATTTTGATCTTATCATCCTTATCTATACAGTATGGGGCCCTTGGTCTCTGCCACTTCCCATTCCTTTTATACAAATGAAGAGATGGACGGTCACAAAGCAGCTCTATGTCTTGTCTAGCTTTCACATTATCTTTAGTCTTATCTTTAATATCAAAACATGTGTTCCAAATAGCTTCAGCCACATTTTTTTCATTATGCATCACATCTATATTGTGACGAAGCAGTAATTTAGTAAAGTAAGGAAGCTGCCAAAGGCCACTTATATATTTCCAGTTGTGTTGTTTTCCATATTTGTCTGTATCATCGACCAGTCTGTATAGCTGATCCTTAACCTCCACTCCGGTTAAACTCCTAGGGGGTCCTTCATGTACTACCTTGCCCTTGCGAAACGCATTTGCTTCGTTTCGAAAGGGATGATCTATAGGAAGAAACCGCCTATGGCAGTCAAACCATGTAGCCTTAAGGCCTTTCTTTAATCGATATGCATTGCCCTCACACATGCATTGTGGACATGCAAAAATCCCATGGGTGCTCCATCCAGCAAACATGCCATATGCTGGAAAATCATGTATTgaccataagtatgatgctctcATAGTAAAGTGTCGCTTCACCGAAGCATCATATGTTTTTACCCCAGCCCATAAATTTAGCAATTCATCTATCATAGGTTGTAGCAATACACTTAGTTTGTTTCCAGGATGTTCTGGTCCAGGGATGACCATAGCAAGGAATATGTACTCAGGCTTCATGCAAACACCAGGAGGAAGATTATAGGGAACCCAAAAAACTGGCCAACAAGAGTAAGAAGCTGCATTCAATTTATATGGTGTGAATCCATCAGTTGCAAACCCAAGTCTTACGTTCCTAGCATCTTCTGCAAAATCTGGGAAATCATCATCAAATTGCTTCCATGCCTTGCCATGGCATGGATGCAACATTTTTGTAGACCTTGCGACATGATCTTCTTTGTGTGAACGCATTAGTTTTGCTGTGCCCTCATGTGCATATAATCTTTGTAACCTATCTGTAATAGGCAGGTAGCGCAACACTTTACGTGGAACCTTGTTTGATCCATCCTTATAGCGGGAGGTACCACATATGTCACACGTATCCTTATTCTTGTTATCTTTGTAGTATAGCATACAATTTTTTTCACAAACATCAATTTTATGGTATTGCATGCCAAGGCCCTCTAGCAGTTTTTTGGAACGATAGAAATCTTGGGGGATCTTAGAATTAGGGGGAAGGAGTTCATGCACAAGGCCCACATAATTATCATAACATGCTACTGACAGATTGTACTGTGATTTAATGGCCAATAGACGAGCAACAGTAGAGAGCCTAGAGTGCAAGGTTTGGTCATGTACTCGCTCATCTGCACTAACAGCCATTCTATAGAAAGCTTCAGCAAAACCAGTTGGTGTTTCCTCATCTAATGGTGGGTGCCCACCAGCTAagtcaacaagcatatcatccaTTCGATCCGTCTCACCAAATCCCTCAGGCTGTACCTCTAAACCAATCACATGTTCATGGTTTTCCCGCCTCTCTCCATGTGATGTCCAAGTTTGGTAATTTTCTTTGTACCCATTGTGGCACAAATGCAACTCTATCTTAGGCCTTTTATGCCTGAAATAATTCCGACACATGGCACAAGGGCACTTAATTGTATCAGACTCAACTAATTCAGGGATTGAGTAGGCACGATCCAAAAACTCATTTGTTTTCTCAACCCATTCATTCGTTGGCCTACCACGCTTCCAACCACTATACATCCAGCCACGATCTGCCATATCTTATCTGCAAACTTATGAGAAGTTTAGAACTACTAACCAGCTGCAAATCAAATTCTGTGCATACAATTCTGGAAGCAGTTGTGGAATGGCAACAAGAACAACCAATGAGATCAGCAGTCAGACACCTGTTAAACATCGAATGAAAATATCAGTCATTGCTAAACAAGAAATGTACAAAAAAAGTCAGTTTTTTAAATACTAATACAGTGCAGAATCAACAACATGATTTAACCCATTTTAAGAGATGGCTATAGAGAATGACAATGGAATTAAGGAGCGAAGAACTAACCAACCATTTCAAGCAAACCAGAGATATAATAAATAGAGCAAAATCCGGTCACAAGTCATATCACAACCACAATACAAAGGACGGAATCAATCAGATTAAATGACAATACAATTCTATTACCGTGCCAGTAAGAAAGTAGCAGACATGAACATAGGATAGTATACTGAAACGAAAACTACACTCCAAATGTTTTAACAATGCCAAAAAATTCAGATAAGTTATAGTACTATTGAGATTAAGGTTCATTGAAAGAAACGCTTACCACTAAATGGTAACTCCCAGTGTAGCCAGAAGCGAAATGGCAACAGCAATAGCCTCGAGTCAACTTACCTGTTACAAATTTACAACTTATGTATGTCCGACAAAACCAAAGAAGAAATACTGTATAGCATGAATCGATAAAAATCTGAGAGGATGAACTAACCAACTAGATCTTCACTGGACAATCACTAGCAGAAATTCCAGGTCGTCAATAGGTGCTTAAGAAAATGTCTCTCAGGCCATGATTCACCTCTCCCACTTCTGTACATGCACAGCACAATTTGCTTCAGGcctaaaaagaaaaggaagaaatcTCCACAAGCAGTTGGGGTGATAACAGAACTATCGTGAGTACCTGGAATCACAGAGCAAGGGGATGAACTTGGATTGTTGATGCAACTTATACCAGATCTGTGAGATTGAAGGCAGCCACCTTTTCCACCGTACACATACAAGCAAGAACGAATTTGCTTtagtaaaaaaaaggaaaattccATCGAACACATACAAGCAACAACAGAATTGGTGGTACCTCGTACCTGGCTTCTGGACGTCGTGGGGAACGGCGTCGGGGCTAGGGTATAGGGGCGGGGGCGACGAGTCCGGTGGCTGACAGCATGGCGGCGGGTGGCCgacggccggcggccggcggcgctagggtttctaGGCACCGGGGCTAGGGAATAGGAGAAGCAGCGACTGTTCTGGTGGCTGAGGACGGCCGACGGCGGGCGGGCGGTGGCgggctgccggcggcggcggcggcgatgctgGGCGCTGGGTGGGGAGAGGCAGGCGGCGTCGCTCGATGCGGCAGGCTGGATGCGGCGCGAGCAGGCTGGCGGAAAGGAACCCGAGGAAAATAGATTGGGGATGGAGCCGGTCACGCGGGGCTGTTGGCGCGGACTGGACGCGCGCATCGGAATTTTTTGTCAGAATCCCGCGCGCTCGATCTGCTCCTCTCTCTGTTCTGTGGGCCAACAGCTGCGGTAGCCCGCGAAAATCATCTGTATGGGCTGGCGACGAGCACCCGTGACGGCAGGAGAAACCTTCCCGGACGGTATACAGGTCACGTGGGGGATGGTTTTGTGCCTCTGACGGGAGACGTGCAGCCGAGGGGAGTGGGCTGGGCCGACGGGAGAAAATGTGTCTCCGGTAGTGTCGGCGTAAAGCAACGTCCTCAGCTTGGTCGAGGCCAGGGGTAGGGGCGTGCGTACCCCATGTCGGGTAGCAAGCTCGAGATTTTCTAGAGCGGGTCAATGGACAGGATAAATAACATAGGGGATAAGGGTCGAGACGGCGGACTAAAGGagatgaatagtcatttctaaaacttgtTTGGTTCATCTCTTTTTTCATTGCCATATTTTAAAATTCTTGTGGAATGCTCTGTTCATCAGTTTTAATATTCAACCAGCATATGATACTGACCACTTGTTTGGTTCTCGCTTAAAGGGTTTTGCTCCAGAATTTAGAAACCAAGTATTAGTGGGAGTAACAATGATGTGCTGGGAGTTATAGTTCAGTAGAAATGACGTTGCGTTTAACTGAGCAAATACTAATTTTTTCTTGCAGGTAATTTTCAAGTGGCGTACTGGATTAGATTTTGGTCTCAATTGTCTaaagagaaggagagagtgaagCTGAAGGAAGGGTGTACGCGATTGGAAATTATGGTGATCGAAGTTTTAAGAAGATGGGTTGGAGCCACCAAAGAAGGATAGAGAAATTAGTTCTCCTTGTCTTTTGTTGCGGCTCATTGATTGATCGTTTGAACCTGATTGTGTTCTGTTTAGCGGTGTTTGGTCTAAATGCCTTTGGGTTGTGCTGAACGTCTATACTCATTCATACATGGATGGGGAGGCCGAAGTACTTTTTTATTCCTGAATCTTAAAAATGTAATCTTGTACAAGAATCAGACAACTCTACTACAACAAACTGACACAACAGATTCTTATCAATTCTTTTTGAGGAAAGAttgtgcgaacacaaggttgataagtacccttgtgt is part of the Miscanthus floridulus cultivar M001 chromosome 9, ASM1932011v1, whole genome shotgun sequence genome and encodes:
- the LOC136479921 gene encoding uncharacterized protein; this translates as MHNEKNVAEAIWNTCFDIKDKTKDNVKARQDIELLCDRPSLHLYKRNGKWQRPRAPYCIDKDDKIKILNWFQELKFPDGVRSEKYESKRAGLATTNSGVCVTCTDDNGNALEYFGVIEDIIKISWEGREQLDLVLFYCRWFDPTSRGVKRTENLGLVEVKHSSRLQNFEPFVLASQVTQVYYLSYASDDPSLKDWWVVYHVAPRDRLPPIDINNDSIETEGPTNDISFFQEDGLEGTFVIDLGDIELIDTLASDEITDPKELEQLEKQTVAPEQEEILESDEEGDEDDAESYDEDCYEEEDF
- the LOC136479922 gene encoding uncharacterized protein, whose translation is MADRGWMYSGWKRGRPTNEWVEKTNEFLDRAYSIPELVESDTIKCPCAMCRNYFRHKRPKIELHLCHNGYKENYQTWTSHGERRENHEHVIGLEVQPEGFGETDRMDDMLVDLAGGHPPLDEETPTGFAEAFYRMAVSADERVHDQTLHSRLSTVARLLAIKSQYNLSVACYDNYVGLVHELLPPNSKIPQDFYRSKKLLEGLGMQYHKIDVCEKNCMLYYKDNKNKDTCDICGTSRYKDGSNKVPRKVLRYLPITDRLQRLYAHEGTAKLMRSHKEDHVARSTKMLHPCHGKAWKQFDDDFPDFAEDARNVRLGFATDGFTPYKLNAASYSCWPVFWVPYNLPPGVCMKPEYIFLAMVIPGPEHPGNKLSVLLQPMIDELLNLWAGVKTYDASVKRHFTMRASYLWSIHDFPAYGMFAGWSTHGIFACPQCMCEGNAYRLKKGLKATWFDCHRRFLPIDHPFRNEANAFRKGKM